Genomic window (Deltaproteobacteria bacterium):
ATATTTCTCTTGAAAATCATCCAAATACGAATTGAATCGTCAAAGGTGACATCAATGAGAACAGGAGCAATGTGAGCGGATTTCAGTAACTGGAAAGTTGGCCACTATTCGAAGTTTTCCCCAAGGGTCAGTCGAGTCCATCTTCTGTGGACATGTCGGTCGTAGCCACCTGGGACGCAGGGCCAGAGGGATTTGTTCTGGAACAGGGGCTCTTCCTTCAAGGGATAGGGCGAGATCTGGCAGGCCCTCTCGAAGAATGCAGTGCCAGGGATGGGGCTGTACAAGGCTAATTCAGGGCGGATTCCATGTTTTTTGACCTTTTGTATGGCGGAATGGATTTCTTTGGGATTTTGGTCCGGGAGGCCGAACAATATGTATGTCCGGATCAAGGTTGGATTGATGCCAGCCTGAAAGATATTTTTCAAGGCCCAGGTCCATTCATCCTCAGTCAGTTTGTGATCGCGCCTGCCCTCAAAATCGGTCGTTTCAAGGCCAAGTCGCAGGGTGGTCAGGCCAGCGGCGGCCAGGCGGCTACACGTCTTGGCATCCAGGAGACGGATGTGAACGGCATTGGGGGTATGGAGTCGGATCTTGCCTGCAGAAGCCCAGTCAAGAAAGGAATCAAGCCAGGCTTCTGGCCGAACAAGAAGGGCGTCGTCGTAGAAGGCGAAGTCACGGACACCGAGATTAAATTGGTGTTCGGCCAGTTTCAAAGGGATGGAAGGATCGGACTGGACAAAATCGGGATGAAGAATGGAACTGGCACAGTACGGGCAGTGGTATGGGCAGCCCCTTGAGCCGATTACCGGGGAGAAGGCCGGAGAGGGATAGAGGTCAAGGGCTAGGTCGAAGTAGGGGATTGGCGGCAAGGGTGGAGCCGCCTGTCGTCCCAATACGGCCCAAAATGAGGTCCAGTTGTCTGGTCGTTCGAGAGGGCCGGAAATGACGAGATCGGCCCCGATGTGGGTCGCAATATCTGGGCAGAGTGAGGGAAAGACGCCCCCGAGGACGATGGGGGTTCTGGGCCAAACATGTCTGGCAAGGCGTATTGCCTCGACCGTGCCAGGATACCAATAGGTCATGATCGAGGTGACCATGACGAGATCCGGGGAAGGATCAAGCGCAGTAAGGGCATCCTCTACGGCCCCCGCGTCGAGACCGTAGCGGGCGAATTGTCTGGGGATGCCTTTCAGAGGGCCTGGAACAGGCAGAGGTTGTCTCGGGTATCGGCCTCGGCCAAAGGGGTGTTGTCTAGGCCAGGGATGGTCCTCCCAGGTCTGGTCCAAACAGTCCAAAAGAGAGATGGAACACCCGGCCCGGCGGAGCATGGACAGGCATGCAAGCAACCCGACCGGTCGGGACCAGAGGTTGTAGGCCGTGAAATCGTGGATCCATGGGTTGATTCCTAGAACTCTTGGCCCATGGTCTCCCCGCTTGTCAGGGCAGAAGGTCCAGGTAATCTCCGGCCATTTTGGCTTCCTGGGTTTCTGGAAAATCATTGGCGATGCGGGTGAACCATGTTCGGGCCTCGGCATTGTTTCCCTTGCGGACAAGATTCTCGGCAAGTGCCAGTTGGAGGGCCGGACTCTCGAGGTTGGATTCGACCCCCTTCTCGAGCCATTCCTGGGCCTCATCGACCCTATCTATGGACACCAGGGTCCTAGCCAGGAGTACGTAGGCAGGGGCATAGCGCCAATTCTTGTCGATGCTGATTCTGGCGTACTCGATGGTCATGGTTTCGTCTCCCTGCTCCAGATAGGATCTGGCCATGTTGTAGGCCGGAAGCTCAGGGGTCAGGTAGTCGATCATGGCCAGGGCCTTGGCGAAGGCCTCCTGGGCTTGGGCAATCTTGTTGCGGCTCATCAGGACGAAACCAAGGGAGTTCCAGCCGTCGCCAGATCCGGGTTCGATTTTGACGCAGGCCTGGAATTCCTTCTCGCTGGCCGCAAGTTCGTCCAAAAGGAGATAGGCGTGTCCGAGGGCATAGTGATAGCGCCAGTCCTTTTGTCCCTGATCGGCCAGAGGCAAGAGTTCCTTGACGGCCCTGCGGGGCTCTCCGCTTCGGATGTAGGACTCGGCAAGGTCGATGTGGATTTTTAGTTCCCTTTCAGACACGGTTTGCCCTCCGCGGGGGGTGGCGCAGCCTATCGAAAGACTGAGCAGAGCAAGGAGGCAGAAAAGAACAATGTGGAGTTTCATGGCTTAGATGACCTTGTTCAAGGAGTATTCGATGATGGCCTCGGCTCCGACCTTCTGAAGTTTGGGCACTAGTTCTCGAACCAGATCGGACTCGACGACGATCTCCACGGACAGCCATTTGGAGTTGTAGAGGTGGGCGATGGTCGGGGAGGTCATGCTCGGAAGGATGGCCATGATCTCCTCCATGGCCGAGGAAGGGGCGTTCATTTTCAGGCCGACCATACGCTCGGCCCGCAGTGCCCCCTGGAGGAGAGTGTTCATGTTTTCGATGCGGATCCGTTTCCAAGGGTCTTCCCATGCCTGGCGGTTGGCGATGAGCTGGGTGTTGGTCTGAAGAAGTTCGGCAATGATGCGCAGACCATGGGCCTTGATGGTCGTGCCGGTTTCGGTGATTTCGACGATGGCATCCGCCAGGCCTTCGACAACCTTAGCCTCGGTGGCTCCCCAGGAATACTCGACTTTGACCGGAATTCCGGCATTTTTGAAATAGTTCCGGGTGAAGTTGACGAATTCGGTGGCAATGACCTTGTCGGCAAGGTCCTCGGGCCGACGAAAGGGAGAGTCTCCCGCTACGGCCAGGACCCAGCGGGCCGGCCGGTTACTTGTCTTGGAGTAGATAAGGTCGGCGACAACCACGACGTCGGATTCGTTTTCCAGAACCCAGTCCTTGCCGGTCAGGCCTACGTCCAAAACTCCTGATTCTACGTATCGTGACATCTCCTGGGCCCGGCACAGGCTGCAGGTCATGTACTCGTCGTTGATTTCGGGGAAATAGTTGCGGTGATGTGATGTCAGCTTCCAGCCCGCCCGGGCGAAGAGCTTGATCGTGGCCTCCTCAAGGGATCCTTTGGGGATGCCGAGTTTGAGACGTTTTGTTTCGAGCATGCTATTTATATACCTCCTTGGGGTCGAAGACGAGAGGGGAACATTCGGACCAAAGACCGTCTTCCGGGGAGAGCTGTCTGAAAAAGCAGCTCCGGTAGCCTTTGTGGCAGGCGGCACCGCCGATCTGTTCGACTTGAATCAAAATGGTGTCCGCGTCGCAGTCTATCCGGACGGACAGAACCCGCTGGACATGTCCGGAGGTGCCTCCTTTGCGCCAGAGTTCGTTTCGGCTTCGACTATGATAATGGGCCTCGCCCGTGGCCAGGGTGGTCTCCCAGGCCTCCTCGTCCATGTATGCCAGCA
Coding sequences:
- a CDS encoding radical SAM protein, with amino-acid sequence MIFQKPRKPKWPEITWTFCPDKRGDHGPRVLGINPWIHDFTAYNLWSRPVGLLACLSMLRRAGCSISLLDCLDQTWEDHPWPRQHPFGRGRYPRQPLPVPGPLKGIPRQFARYGLDAGAVEDALTALDPSPDLVMVTSIMTYWYPGTVEAIRLARHVWPRTPIVLGGVFPSLCPDIATHIGADLVISGPLERPDNWTSFWAVLGRQAAPPLPPIPYFDLALDLYPSPAFSPVIGSRGCPYHCPYCASSILHPDFVQSDPSIPLKLAEHQFNLGVRDFAFYDDALLVRPEAWLDSFLDWASAGKIRLHTPNAVHIRLLDAKTCSRLAAAGLTTLRLGLETTDFEGRRDHKLTEDEWTWALKNIFQAGINPTLIRTYILFGLPDQNPKEIHSAIQKVKKHGIRPELALYSPIPGTAFFERACQISPYPLKEEPLFQNKSLWPCVPGGYDRHVHRRWTRLTLGENFE
- a CDS encoding tetratricopeptide repeat protein — protein: MKLHIVLFCLLALLSLSIGCATPRGGQTVSERELKIHIDLAESYIRSGEPRRAVKELLPLADQGQKDWRYHYALGHAYLLLDELAASEKEFQACVKIEPGSGDGWNSLGFVLMSRNKIAQAQEAFAKALAMIDYLTPELPAYNMARSYLEQGDETMTIEYARISIDKNWRYAPAYVLLARTLVSIDRVDEAQEWLEKGVESNLESPALQLALAENLVRKGNNAEARTWFTRIANDFPETQEAKMAGDYLDLLP
- a CDS encoding ATP phosphoribosyltransferase, with product MLETKRLKLGIPKGSLEEATIKLFARAGWKLTSHHRNYFPEINDEYMTCSLCRAQEMSRYVESGVLDVGLTGKDWVLENESDVVVVADLIYSKTSNRPARWVLAVAGDSPFRRPEDLADKVIATEFVNFTRNYFKNAGIPVKVEYSWGATEAKVVEGLADAIVEITETGTTIKAHGLRIIAELLQTNTQLIANRQAWEDPWKRIRIENMNTLLQGALRAERMVGLKMNAPSSAMEEIMAILPSMTSPTIAHLYNSKWLSVEIVVESDLVRELVPKLQKVGAEAIIEYSLNKVI
- the hisI gene encoding phosphoribosyl-AMP cyclohydrolase, encoding MTDIRPDFAKGNGLLPAIAQDHATGEVLMLAYMDEEAWETTLATGEAHYHSRSRNELWRKGGTSGHVQRVLSVRIDCDADTILIQVEQIGGAACHKGYRSCFFRQLSPEDGLWSECSPLVFDPKEVYK